From Camelus ferus isolate YT-003-E chromosome 18, BCGSAC_Cfer_1.0, whole genome shotgun sequence, one genomic window encodes:
- the RNPS1 gene encoding RNA-binding protein with serine-rich domain 1 isoform X2 yields the protein MAPSPTKRKDRSDEKSKDRSKDKGATKESSEKDRGRDKTRKRRSASSGSSSTRSRSSSTSSSGSSTSTGSSSGSSSSSASSRSGSSSTSRSSSSSSSSGSPSPSRRRHDNRRRSRSKSKPPKRDEKERKRRSPSPKPTKVHIGRLTRNVTKDHIMEIFSTYGKIKMIDMPVERMHPHLSKGYAYVEFENPDEAEKALKHMDGGQIDGQEITATAVLTPWPRPPPRRFSPPRRMLPPPPMWRRSPPRMRRRSRSPRRRSPVRRRSRSPGRRRHRSRSSSNSSR from the exons AT GGCTCCTTCTCCTACCAAGCGCAAAGACCGCTCTGATGAGAAGTCCAAGGATCGCTCTAAAGATAAAGGAGCCACCAAGGAGTCAAGCGAGAAGGATCGTGGCAGGGACAAAACTCGAAAGAGGCGCAGTGCTTCCAGTGGTAGCAGCAGCACCAG GTCTCGGTCCAGCTCTACCTCCAGCTCGGGCTCCAGCACCAGCACAGGCTCAAGCAGTGGCTCTAGCTCATCTTCGGCATCAAGCCGCTCAGGAAGTTCCAGTACATCCcgcagctccagctccagcagctCCTCTGGCTCTCCGAGTCCTTCTCGGCGCAGACACGACAATAGGCGGCGGTCCCGCTCCAA atccAAACCAcccaaaagagatgaaaaggaaaggaaaaggcgGAGTCCTTCCCCTAAACCCACCAAAGTGCACATTGGGAGGCTCACCAGGAATGTGACCAAG GATCACATCATGGAGATATTCTCCACCTatgggaaaattaaaatgattgacATGCCTGTAGAAAGGATGCACCCCCATCTATCTAAAGGCTATGCATATGTAGAGTTTGAGAATCCAGATGAGGCTGAGAAGGCGCTGAAGCATATGGACGGAG GACAAATCGATGGCCAGGAGATCACTGCCACTGCTGTGCTGACCCCCTGGCCTAGGCCACCCCCCAGGCGATTCAGCCCTCCCAGGAGAATGCTACCACCACCTCCCATGTGGCGCCGGTCACCCCCACGGATGAGGAGAAG GTCACGTTCCCCTCGGCGCAGGTCCCCCGTACGCCGGCGATCCCGCtcccccggccgccgccgccacagGAGCCGCTCCAGCTCCAACTCCTCCCGATAA
- the RNPS1 gene encoding RNA-binding protein with serine-rich domain 1 isoform X1, whose product MDLSGVKKKSLLGVKENNKKSSTRAPSPTKRKDRSDEKSKDRSKDKGATKESSEKDRGRDKTRKRRSASSGSSSTRSRSSSTSSSGSSTSTGSSSGSSSSSASSRSGSSSTSRSSSSSSSSGSPSPSRRRHDNRRRSRSKSKPPKRDEKERKRRSPSPKPTKVHIGRLTRNVTKDHIMEIFSTYGKIKMIDMPVERMHPHLSKGYAYVEFENPDEAEKALKHMDGGQIDGQEITATAVLTPWPRPPPRRFSPPRRMLPPPPMWRRSPPRMRRRSRSPRRRSPVRRRSRSPGRRRHRSRSSSNSSR is encoded by the exons ATGGATTTATCAGGAGTGAAAAAGAAGAGCTTGCTAGgagtcaaagaaaataataaaaagtccAGCACTAG GGCTCCTTCTCCTACCAAGCGCAAAGACCGCTCTGATGAGAAGTCCAAGGATCGCTCTAAAGATAAAGGAGCCACCAAGGAGTCAAGCGAGAAGGATCGTGGCAGGGACAAAACTCGAAAGAGGCGCAGTGCTTCCAGTGGTAGCAGCAGCACCAG GTCTCGGTCCAGCTCTACCTCCAGCTCGGGCTCCAGCACCAGCACAGGCTCAAGCAGTGGCTCTAGCTCATCTTCGGCATCAAGCCGCTCAGGAAGTTCCAGTACATCCcgcagctccagctccagcagctCCTCTGGCTCTCCGAGTCCTTCTCGGCGCAGACACGACAATAGGCGGCGGTCCCGCTCCAA atccAAACCAcccaaaagagatgaaaaggaaaggaaaaggcgGAGTCCTTCCCCTAAACCCACCAAAGTGCACATTGGGAGGCTCACCAGGAATGTGACCAAG GATCACATCATGGAGATATTCTCCACCTatgggaaaattaaaatgattgacATGCCTGTAGAAAGGATGCACCCCCATCTATCTAAAGGCTATGCATATGTAGAGTTTGAGAATCCAGATGAGGCTGAGAAGGCGCTGAAGCATATGGACGGAG GACAAATCGATGGCCAGGAGATCACTGCCACTGCTGTGCTGACCCCCTGGCCTAGGCCACCCCCCAGGCGATTCAGCCCTCCCAGGAGAATGCTACCACCACCTCCCATGTGGCGCCGGTCACCCCCACGGATGAGGAGAAG GTCACGTTCCCCTCGGCGCAGGTCCCCCGTACGCCGGCGATCCCGCtcccccggccgccgccgccacagGAGCCGCTCCAGCTCCAACTCCTCCCGATAA